The following are from one region of the Sphingomonas oryzagri genome:
- a CDS encoding metal-dependent hydrolase family protein — translation MAARPTRRAVLAGLGTVPLMGAAASQAAPTILIRNILLFDGTGSPRQPRNVRIVGDRIDAVSGGDIPVPPDATVIDGLGQTLMPGLTDAHWHMSAVKGVPWMGSDDGLAVALVLKDAEFQLMRGFTTVRDTAGSVFGIKAAIDRGVMPGPRCYPSGAAISQTSGHGDVTPPDQLPTALGGEPSRLELLGMIAVANGVPEVLAATRQQLKRGASQIKIMASGGVTTDNDPIDVLQFTLEEMRAIVAAATDWGTYACAHAYSAGAVRRCLEAGVLSIEHGHGIDDATAALMAEKGAWLSTQPFEPGDNILTPEQEVKARESLGGAGWKPSVQLARKHGVKIAFGTDLFARTRTSRTENAMLPRLGTIFPNAEVLRMATSGNCSLFAQSGKRDPYRAAPLGVVKPGAWADLLLVRGNPLDDLHLLEDYDRNLLLIVKDGVIHKNIVGT, via the coding sequence ATGGCGGCCCGTCCCACTCGCCGTGCGGTGCTGGCAGGATTGGGCACCGTGCCGCTCATGGGCGCGGCAGCAAGCCAGGCGGCGCCGACTATCCTGATCCGCAACATATTGTTGTTCGACGGGACGGGTTCGCCTCGTCAGCCGCGTAACGTCCGCATCGTCGGCGATCGCATCGACGCGGTGAGCGGCGGCGACATACCGGTTCCCCCAGACGCGACGGTGATTGACGGATTGGGGCAGACGCTGATGCCCGGTCTCACCGATGCGCACTGGCACATGTCGGCGGTCAAGGGCGTTCCGTGGATGGGATCGGACGACGGGCTTGCCGTCGCGCTGGTGCTGAAGGATGCGGAATTCCAGCTGATGCGGGGTTTCACGACGGTCCGCGACACTGCGGGCTCGGTCTTCGGGATCAAGGCGGCGATCGATCGCGGCGTCATGCCTGGGCCGCGCTGCTACCCGAGCGGTGCGGCAATCTCGCAGACCTCCGGCCATGGCGACGTGACCCCGCCCGATCAGTTGCCGACTGCGCTCGGCGGCGAACCCTCACGGCTTGAACTGCTCGGCATGATCGCGGTGGCGAACGGCGTGCCCGAGGTGCTTGCCGCGACCCGGCAGCAGTTGAAGCGCGGTGCCAGCCAGATCAAGATCATGGCGAGCGGCGGCGTCACTACCGACAATGATCCGATCGACGTGCTGCAATTCACGCTGGAGGAAATGCGCGCGATCGTCGCGGCGGCGACGGATTGGGGCACCTATGCCTGCGCCCATGCCTATTCAGCGGGCGCGGTGCGGCGTTGCCTGGAAGCGGGCGTGCTCTCGATCGAGCATGGCCACGGCATCGACGACGCGACCGCGGCCCTGATGGCGGAGAAGGGCGCCTGGCTATCGACCCAGCCGTTCGAACCCGGCGACAACATCCTGACGCCGGAGCAGGAGGTGAAAGCGCGGGAATCGCTCGGCGGAGCCGGATGGAAGCCGAGCGTGCAGCTGGCCAGGAAGCACGGCGTCAAGATCGCCTTCGGCACCGATCTGTTCGCGCGCACCCGCACGTCCCGCACCGAGAATGCGATGCTGCCGAGGCTGGGCACGATCTTCCCCAATGCCGAGGTGCTGCGCATGGCGACCTCCGGCAATTGCAGCCTTTTCGCGCAGAGCGGCAAGCGCGATCCCTATCGCGCGGCGCCGCTGGGCGTCGTGAAGCCCGGTGCCTGGGCGGACCTGCTGCTCGTACGCGGCAACCCGCTCGACGATCTCCACCTGCTGGAGGATTACGATCGCAACCTGTTGCTGATCGTCAAGGATGGCGTGATCCACAAGAATATCGTGGGCACCTGA